The genome window TGAGAACAAGCCCTTATATTAATAAACCCCAACCAAACAGCATCACAGGCACTGCCATGTCCTGCTTTAAGCATGTTGGGGATGGGGgtgcagagccaggggctggAGTGGATGATCCCTCAGGGAACCTCAGAGACAACACAGGCCcaaccagcagctgagctgtggaCCAGGTGGATGCACAAAGGGAGAAACGTTTCTTGCTCGGTGAAGTCTGCTCACTACTATTCCTGTTGCAAAGTTGTCTCCATCTCAAAATGGATCATGTTGTTCCCCCTCTGCAGAAGGGACTGAACTGTGGAATCAGCTTGACCCCATAGGAGATGTTTTGTGTacatcaggctgcacaaacagGGGAGGAAGCTTCCGCTCCCTGCTCCCTAGGGCTCCAGCTCCTGGGATTAAAGAGATTtgtccacttaaaaaaaaaaaaaaaaaatctagcttTGAACAGATCAAACCTGCACATTCCTTCCCTCTGCACCTGACAGCTGGGGGGGCACGGGGAGCCAGGCCCCCTGAGGGAGCACCCTGGACTGTCCAAAATTATACTCATCCATCACAAATACAAATGtgcctgctggctcctgttcagAACTAAATCATCTCCAAGGGTCCTTGATAGCTGTGCTCAGCTCTTTTCAGCCTCAGAGCCATAAATCAGCTACAGAGTGCCTTGGGAGAGGCAAgagaagagttaaaaataatagGGGCTCCATTATTCTATTATACCTATACAGCTCCCAAATCTATGAAAGCAATAACGGATCCTACTGCATGATGCAGTGATTCTGGGAAAGCTGAAATCTTGATTATATTTTCTAGTTCTTTCTTTGCATTAGGAGACACGGGGGTTATCTTGCTTATCTCTTGTAGCTCAGCTTTGTTGTTCTCTCCTATCTGGGTGTTTAGAGCCTCCATCACCACCGTATCGagtgtttattttattgcacCTGTCACCTTGGTCTCATCTCAGCATAATGTACTGTGGGTGACAAAAGATTCCTGGTGAAATTGGTTTGGTAACATTAACAGCTTTGTCAATATCATGCAGATGCTGCCAGAAGTGGGTACTGCTCGGGCTGCCTCTCAGACCAGTTCCACGCTGGTGTAATTGTATCGCCTGCAGTAACATTATTTCTGGTTTGCgctcctgcctgtggcagaaGAATTAGACCTGCAGTCTGATCAGCCTTTTACCATAGCGTTCCTTTTCTCAGAAAGAGCCCAAACCAAATctaaaacaacagaacaaaactagCACAGAAGGGAGACTGGTCTGCCCAGTAAAAcatcctccctgccccctccttATCTCCTCTCTGTTCCATTCCTGTTGCACTGAAatgctgcacagcacagagaacaAACCGGAGGCAAAGTAACCAGGGCAGTCAAACCAGCAGTGAAGAACCCAGTGGAAAAGCAGATTTCCCCCCAGAATTTCCTGAAGCAAAGCACACAGCACCAGAGGTGAGCTGCCCACAGGTTTCAGGGGCTCAGAACCACTGTGTGGGGGCAGGAGCAACACTGAGAACCAGAAGCCTTAGGAAGGCTACACGTAACAAGTCTCTGCAGTCCCCATGAGCTCTAGGACAGGTTTGATGGAAAGTAGCAACAAAAGGACTCCAGGATCCGAGCAAAGGTGCTGCAGAAGCACTGGGCACTGTGGAACATCTCCACACCTTGTGGCCACATTtgtccctgccctgtcctggtCCCCTGGGCTGGGCATCACCAGTtgcacccagcccagcagagaaatGGGGTGTTTGCCAATCCCACCACCCTCCTTCTGCTGTGCCCCAAGACAACCCCACAACTCTGGGATTGGCCATGAAATACTGTTTAAACTGTATCCTACAGAGCACTGATTGGTGAGAGATGGGACCTCCCAAAGGCAGCCGAGACAccttggggaagaaaaaccttcATGCCCAGGCTGTGTGTCATCAAGCTAGGGGGGCTGGACAAGCACCTGCAACAGAAAAGGTACCAAACGGAGCCACAGCACGACGGGTctggctgtgagcagctccGGGTGCACCAGCTCCCAGAGAGGGCTCAGCTGGCCACATCAGAGAGGAGATAAGTGGAGGGAAGGACCATGGATGGAGTGGTCATACTTCGTCTTTTGCAGATCCACGCACTGAAAAGGCTTTGTATTTTACTGACCCACTTCACTAATCAAAATTAATTGCTTCATATTTCACAGGATAACTTGGCATTATGTAAATACTCCAGCCATATGGACTGCTGCAGTGCAGGTTGGGTAGAGCAGGCAGTGAACGGAGCTGGGAGGGCCAAATTCCCCCCGGTATCATCAGAAGCACATTCAGCCAGGGGGTCTGCAAGCTAAACCTCGCAGCGGTTCAGGCATTTCCTAACACAAGACAACACCATGGAGAGATGGGGATAAAACGACCAGGTAAGGAGAGTCCCAGGGAGCTGCggctgcaggggctggcaggggccaGGTCGTGCCCATGAGTCTTGGCCAAGGGAAGGCTGTGAGGaacagctgcagggagaagccACACGCTCACTTCTCCAGAACTGAAGAGGAATCAGCCTTGGCTGaactgctgaagaagaaaaagacagcagCTCTGGTAGCCACGAACCATTTCTACCAAGGACAGATCCAAATATTACctggggatttttattttttttcctgcccgTTAAACAcgaagaagaaaagcagccgCTGTTCTCCTgtgcccagagcagagctgtgcaccAACACCACCGCGCTGCAACTTATTCCTGAGGACAAGAGGGATTCCGGGCTCGGTCcgtgctccagcagcacccacccgGGGCCCGCAGCCCCTCAAGCCGGCGCTCGGCTTCGAGCCCGAGCGAGCGGCTGGGAccggggggtggggagggggcagcgcCTGAGGCTCagggggcagggccgggggtgCCCGGGGGAGTCTGGGGGAACGGCTTTATCGAGCCGCCGGGAACAGCCCCGGGGCGGTGCGAGAAAACGGCACCGCCGACACCGAGCCCGCCCCCGCAGCTACCCCGCAGGCAGGCGGGGAACCGTGCGCGGTCCCCACGGACACGCGGAGAACGGCAGCGGCCCCGTCCACGCACGGCCCAGCGCGCACACACGCACCGCCCCAGCCTCTCCAGCCGCCCCCCCGCGGCACCGCACGCACATCTGTATGCACGCGCACTCACTTGCACACACGCACATGTGCACGCACATACACGCACATGTGCACGCACACACGCGCAGCCCCGCACACCCCCCCGCTGTCGCCCCCTCCTCCGCACGCCCGCCCCCGCTGCACGATCTCGCgccgcgccccccccccccttccccgtGCGAACACGGACACACGCGCGCACCCACCCCTGCACACACCCCCCCTGCTCACACCCACCCCCGCTCACACTCGCTCTCACACACTCACGCTCACTGTCCCCCCCCGGGACTGCCCCCCCCGTCGCGCGGCCGGGATTCCACGCGCCGTGACGTCAGGtcccgcggccccgcccgggCGCTATAAGAGGGGCCTCGTGCCGCAGTGGGCCCGGCGAGAGCGGCGGCCCCAGCGCAGCCATGGCCGCGGGGCTCCCCGGCAGCCTCCCGCTCCTCCTCTCGCTGCTCTGCCTGCGCGGCCGCGGGCAGAGCTTCGGGCAGACGCGCTTCATCTGCACCTCGGTGCCGCTGGACGGGGACATGTGCGCGGCCACCGCGCCGGGCACCGGCTCGGCCGAAGAGCTGAAGAGCACCGTGCTGCAGCTGCGGGAAACggtgctgcagcagaaggagaCTATCATGAACCAGAAGGAAACCATCCGGGAGCTGACGGCCAAGCTGGGCCGGTGCGAGAGCCAGAGCGTGCTGGAGGGGCTGCCCGGCGAGAGCaagggcggcggggccggcaggAAGGGGGGCTTCTCCAAAAACACCATGGGGGACCTGTCGCGGACACCGGCGGCTGAGACCCTCAGCCAGCTCGGGCAGACGCTGCAGTCCCTGAAGACCAGGCTGGAGAACCTCGAGGTACGCGCTCCATCCTCGCCACCCCGGGCGAGCCGCACCGGGCACCGGGAACCGCACCGGGCACCGGGAGCCGCTGCCTGGAGCGGAGCGCGGGAGCCTGTCCGGGTACGGCGGCAGGTCGGGCGGTAACAGCCCGCCCCTGTGCTCGCCCCTTGCAGCAGTTCAGCAGGATGAACTCCTCCAGCCAGACCAACAACCTGAAGGACATCCTGCAGAACAAAATCGACGACTTGGAGAAGCAAGTGCTGTCCCGGGTgaacagcctggaggagggcAAGTACAACCCCAAAAACGAGTCCGAGGAGCGCGGCAAGATCGAGAGCACCCTCACGTCGCTGCACCAGCGCATCAGCGACCTGGAGAAAGGTACCGGGcgctccccagcccccctgtCCCCGGGTCACCCTCCCGGCGGGGTCCCGGAGCACCCCCCTCCGACACCCCGCACTCGCCGGGGACCGGGCTGGATGCGGATCCGCTCCAGTTTTGTGCCTGTTCCCCACCGCTGGAGCGGTCCCTTTCTCCCGGCTGTAGGCAGCCGGTGCCCACGGGCTCGGTGGCAGGAGCCGGGATGCTCCGGGcgcttcctgtgctggggattAGGGAGCCGCGCGGGGCTGGAGGGATTTGCTCCTCACTGCCCGTTACAtaaggggggtgggggggcgggAGGAGGACGGACCCCCAAACCGTGCAGAGAGGGGGTCTGGCTGGAGCCCACTGCACCTCTGCCCCCACAGGCCAGAAGGACAACCGGCCCCCGGACAGGTTCCAGCTCACCTTCCCGCTGCGCACCAACTACATGTATGCCAAGGTGAAGAAGAGCCTGCCCGAGATGTATGCCTTCAGCATCTGCATGTGGCTCAAGTCCAACGCCTCCCCTGGCATGGGCACCCCTTTCTCCTATGCTGTGCCGGGGCAGGCTAATGAGCTGGTGCTCATTGAGTGGGGCAACAATCCCATGGAGATCCTCATCAATGACAAGGTACAGCCCTGGGGAGGGtgcggggcagggaggggactgCCTTGGGGGCTGCATGAGGGACCCCCACACCCACCACCCTGACCGACCACCCGCAGGTGGCCAAACTGCCCTTTGTCATCAACGACGGGAAGTGGCACCACATCTGCGTCACTTGGACCACACGGGACGGTGTGTGGGAAGCCTACCAGGACGGCACGCAGACCGGCAACGGCGAGAACCTGGCACCCTACCACCCCATCAAGCCCCAGGGCGTCCTGGTCCTGGGCCAGGAGCAGGTAAAGGGTGGGGGCACAGGTTTGGGAGGGTCCCTGCTAGGCTGGGTGCTCCCAGGGTGGACGGGGCAGCCTGGCCGTGTGCCCCCAGTGACGGTGGCTCCTCCACAGGACACGCTGGGCGGCGGGTTCGACGCCACGCAGGCCTTCGTGGGGGAGCTGGCCCACTTCAACGTGTGGGACAGGAAGCTGAGCCCCGGGGAGGTGTATGGCCTGGCCACCTGCAGCACCAAGGCGCTGGCGGGCAACGTCATCGCCTGGGCCGAGGCCAACATCGACATCTACGGCGGGGCCAGCAAATGGACTTTCGAGGCCTGTCGCCAGCTCAACTAGGGCCACGGACAAGCGAAAGAAACCTCCTCATcgggctcttttttttttttttttttttctctccttttttctttctttttttttttttttccccgcgCAAAGCCAACGGAGAACGAAGCCTCCCGGCCGGTCCCGAGGAGCGGGGATGCCCCGGCagcggggccgcccgccccCGGAGCCCCACGACCCTCCGGTTTCTGTCTTGCCAACGTCCTTCAACGCCTGCGTGCCTTGGCCTGGCGCGGCTGcgccccctcccgcccccctccccgggcccggcccccgcttcgccgccgcctccccctcCGGGGCAGCCCCGCTTGCCCTGGGCACCGGCGCCTTAAAAGGCTGCGGGGCCCGGACCGGAGTCTCCCCCCCgggctcctctccctccagcctgaAGCCCCGTCCCGGGAGGGTGATGCCCCCGGAGCCGGGGGAGGGTTGCAGCCCCCCCGGGGGTGCTCCCACGCGGGAGCCGGGGCcgcagcagtgcccagggctCCAAGGAGGGGGCGACCTCCCTGCTCGCACCCCCGGGGTAGGGAACCCTCCCCTTCCCCGACCAGCGCCGCTCTCCAGCACCACAGCCATAGCCCCGGGCTGCGGCGGGCACCGGGACGGGACCCTCTTCGACGGGAacccccgccggccccgctccccgaCCTGCCGCACTCAGGTACGtccccccggccccgcctgCAGCCCCCGAGGCCTCCTACGCGCCGTAGCTGGTGAAAAAATAGCCTTTACCGTCCCCTGGAAGTTTAGCTACCACTAAAAAGTCTGAAGCCTTTCTGCTTTTGATAATACactcttgttttttctcttactgTAAAGGGAAGTTTATTACcataaaaaaaaggtatttttatgaAGATAAAAAATATAGAATTAAGCAGTGCTCCCTGAGAAAAAAGTACTTTGAGAttctgcaggaaaaagagataaagatgcatattttgaaataatagaTGCATTTTGTATGGTTTCCTTTTCTAAACTCCTGGTTTGTACTATGGATTGCAGAAatcaccccctccccccagcccccccactGACCCCCCGAGGGCTGCCCTGGGTGGCAGTGGAGGATGAGGCAGAGAATTCCCACAGGGTTCCAGAGCCTCCCTGATCAGCTCTAAAGATGTGGCAGAGACGTGCAGAGTGGAGGGGCCTGCAGGGGCCAGGGGAGGCCAAGGCCACCCCTGGccaggagcacagagctggcCCAGCCGCTGCCACCTCGGGGAACCAGCGCCCAGCCCGAGAGCAGCACACGCACCCCCAGGTACCTCTCTACCAACTGTGGCTCAGGGCAGCTTATTTTAAACTGtgctctttttaaaacaaacagacaaacaaaagaaaccaaccCATCGTGAATCAATTTAAGTTCCTCCTAAGAACCTGTTCACATCAGCAAAGTGACAAGCACAACCTGCTGAGAAGAACAAAGCCACTGAAAAGGTTTAACCTACAGTCCCAGGTGCGTCAGATTTGCCAAAAAATAAGGGTGTGATGTCAACACAATGTACATAGTGTATAATAGGGGAGAATATAAATGTATCttaatttgtcattattttGCTAACCAAAGCTGtacatttttcctgttatttgCTCTCTGTCTCCTTTGGGTTTTGAATGGGTTACAATATACTGCACACCTAGTCCACAGCAGCAGTCCTGAAATGCACTGTTTCTACTGATACTCatgcttttccattttactgCCGAGATTACATGAATTGTTGACTTTATTTTTACACAATAAAGAGCGAAGAAAGACACTGGGTTCTCTTGAATGTGTCAGGTCCCAGAGCCACCAGTGCTCAGGAGCTGATCTTAATCTACAGGAAGGTTCTGCCTGCATAAAGCAGGAGTTTCTCCCCGCTTCCCCTTGGAGCCTGCACCCCCTGAGCCTCTGCCAGGCTCtctccatctcctgcagcaCTACACAGAGCTTGCCCTGGTTTATGCAAGCCCATCATgcaaattaattctgttttttccctccccaggaggcaggctggcagctcagctccctcgGGTCgctgtgccaggctggccaTGGCAGGGACAGTGACCCCCACAGCCCACAGTGACCGAAGCCCCTTGTGTCCCTGCAGCCAATGCTCCTGGTGCAGGCAGGACCGTGGGGCTCTCAATGCCTCCTGAAGGCAGGAGCTGCGCTTGGGGCATTTAATGAGTCCTTcagggagccaggctgggctctCACTGCTATTCCCAGCAGGATCACTCCAAGAACAAACCTGAGCATACGGGTGACACTGGGGCACCTGGCTTGGAGGGTGGCATGGCCAGAGGCCATGCGTGTGTCACAGGGACTTGGTGGCATGCACAGGGCTGTGCCCCACAGGGGGGGTTATGCTGTGCCTAATGCTATGAATTCCCCCTGGTTACACATCTGCAGCAGAACAGACTTGCCAGATAAACAAATGGCTTTGAGTGTCAAGGAtacaagtaggaaaaaaaatcactatttaCTCCTTATAACCAGCCAGAAACAATTCCCCCCCTCCCAGTGCAGCTGGGAATGGGAGCTGTGTGTGTCCTGCTCAGTACTGCTGCCTCAGGCACCATATCCCCTGGAGACACCAGgtctccccttccttcctccgTAAGAGCAAGGACATGGTGACACAGCCGGAGGGATGCAGcagagccctccctgctgccataCTTGTGGCCAGTGGGTCTCAGCTTCCAGGACCTGGGGGAGTATGGGGAGGGTCCCACAGCCACTTGTGCTGCATCTTCCCAAGCACCATCTGCAACCAACAGCATCCCTGACTGGTCACCCACCaaccctgcagctcctgctgccagggaacAGCCACCCCAGaccctctccttcccccagtAGTGCCTGCCACCCTAATAAAGCCTCTTTTCCTTAGGAGGGTTTGCTTCTGTGGATGCTCCAGGTCCTTTCCAGGATGCCTCAAGTCATAACCATCATAATACAGCCAAAAAGGTGAggtagaggaggaggatgccCCAAGCCAAACTGCAGGTCTGGGGACCTGGTATGTGTTGCTGTGCCaccaaacagcagcagatgcagaatACCAAGCACCACACCCTTGGCAGGGGCTGGTCAGCATTGGGAATCCTCTGGGGTAAGAGGTGAAATGATACATCAAAACTTTTAAGGCATTTTACTGAGCACCCCAGGGGCCAGGCCGAGTGTCAGACACCACACACAGGTCTCTCCtgagggggaagaggaaggaggcaCAGATGAGCTGTCCAGGGAGCCCCGAGCAAGGttcctgggcaggcaggatcAGGAGCAACCAAGGATGGGAACTACCACAGGAGCACGAAGCCAGAGGACACGGAAGGGGTGTTGAAGAGGATGGTGCTGCCAGGTGTCTCCTCCCCGATTGCCCAGATCCCCCCCAGGCACAGAAGGGTTTTAGCTCAACATCTTCACAGCCTTGCAAAGGCACCAATATTGCAGAGGTCCAGCCAGAAatcccccttccccagcagccccgggagcagagctcagccctcTCTGGCAATGCAGatcccttcccccccacccctgaaAACCAGCTGCTCCAAGGACaggctgtttggttttgtgtcaCTGGGAACAGCCTACATCTTTGCAAGGGGAATGCTATTTTTACCCAGGGAACGGGTGACAGCTCCTGTATTGTTCTCAGCCACCGCCagcccacccagccctggcccagctcCGAGCAGGGCTCTGCCCGCGGGGACAGCAGCTTCTCAGCCACCCCGGGTGCCAAAACTACAGTGCCCACTTGCTCCTGGAGAGGGAAATCATACCCTCAGCTGGAGGCTTGTGCTGCACTACTATTtaaactgcaattaaaaaaaataaataaaattacaccCCAACAGACATATTAACGttttgctgctggagcagggaagcgTTGCGGGGCCAAAGCGGGGCTGTGGCAGCGGGATGGCAcgggcagggatggggctggtggATGAGAGAGCTGGAGCGGCTGAGGCTTCTGCCTCAAGACCTCAACAAACCTCCTGGCTCACCAACTCCCAGGCTCCCCGAGGCCATCAGGGGACCCTTGTTCTGCCTCTCAGCCCCACAAAAACTTGTGGGAACCGACCCCCCATACCTGCCCTCCTGCTTACAGACCTGCAGGGGTGAGAGAGGGGCAGAGCAGCCTTGGGGCcacccctgcctgtccctgcccaggcagctcagcagcagctccaggcgTGTGCCCTGCATGTCCCAGCACTACTGCCACTGCAGCGGTGGCAGTTCCCATGCAGGCTGACAGGGAGCCAGCACAGGAGATGAGCAGCACAGGCCCATCAATAAGACACACCAACCCTGGCACCTCACCCCACAGCCAGAGAGTGCTGCTGTGGGCTGAAAGCTGGCTAGtggcaccagctctgcctggtgATGCTGGTGACAGCCTGTCCCGCATCCCCTGTGGGCACAGGGATAAGGAGAGTGTTACCGGCCCGAGTGGGCTAAATCCAGGAGGCTTttagagctgcagagcagatggAGCTCTTGGGCTGCATGAGGACAGGCCCCACGACTCAGGAGGTGGCTCAGAAATATTGACGGGGGCGAGGGAGAGTTCTTAAGGGCAGGATACAGCTGGGATTTACAGCTCTGATCCGACTTCTCGCTGGTGACTCACATGGAAGAGAAACCACTCTCGCGCGCGGGCATTTTGCACCCCATTACccagcctcttccctccccGGCTCAGGTCAGCTCCACCTAGGGCTTCCAAAAGGTGAGAGGAGGTGATGGGATAGATGCCAAAATTAAATTGGCTGCTTCTTATAgcaaaacacccacaaaaaaaccagagACAGCATGTCCTGAGATGGCCTCTCCCACATCCCTGCCCTGCGCAGGAGGGCCCAGGGCCATGCAGCCCTTGGAGGGGAAGGGCTGCCTGCAAGCACAGCTGCCTGCAACCCTGGGTCCAGAAGCACCCCAGAGCATCATTGTTATGCAGTGCCCAAGGCATGCTAGGCACATAATAACACGAGGCTAGATTAATTAGCAGTGTGTCATGCTGTATGCCTGGCTGGTGTGCTGGGAGCACACGGATCCACGAGACTTGGTTTAAACACCCATGAAACACAGAGCAGGGAGCCTGTGTGTGGTGGACACAGATCCAGGAGCTGCAAGGGGGTGCTCAGCTCTGAGTATGGGCAAGGCTATGTCAAGTAAATGACAGAAATGTTGCCACATGCctaaagaaaatacttgtcttcatttcacaaaaaaatagGGATGATGGAGTGGGGTGGGTGGGGAAGAAGACAGCAGGCAGGGGTGGTAGAATTCCCTGATGTGTGGAGATAAAGCATCAGGACAACACTGCTGCAGTGacaaggcaggaggagcaggacaaGAACAGGACCCCAGAGTCAGGGGACACCCAGAGCTGTGGGGGCCATGGCCgagctgtgctgctgatgcTGAGGGAACACAGGGACCAGCTGGGTCCCCGCGGGCGGCTGGACGCGACCCTGGGCACAATGTCAAGGCTGACAGACTGTTCCGGTGACAGGGTGAGTCATGGCTGGTGACACAGTGTCCCTCAGATGCTGCTCAGGAGTCttggctggcagagcagggtctCCCCACACCTCCGCAGCACAGCTGTGGCACTGCCTGGGCTTCCCTTCCAGGCACACGCCAGGAAGGGACTTCCTCAAGCCCTTCCTTGCCCCTGGGAAACCCAACCAGACCTGGCCAGGGCCCTACTGAAATGGAGCCAGAGGTGCCCTCTACAGTGCCCTAGCAGGCACATAACACAGGCCCAGCCTGTCCCGTGCTGCAGTGCCAGAGGAACATAAAATCTGTTTAGCACAGCAAGACAAGCCTCTGGCCGGACCATCTTTATCCAGGACCTCGCAGAGACTGTTCCTACAGCAGGAGTAATGAATCCTTAACATGAAAATCTCCCCTAAGACACCAGCTCCAAGATCCCTGAGCAAgccagccacagctcccagcacagtCACAGCAGCTCAGACCTCAGCCAGGCTGCAAACCCTACCCAGGGTCTCCAAGCACCCACACATGGTGGGACAGCACAGGGCACCCCTTCTGCCTTCACCCAAATGGCACCAGGAACAAATGTCATTTCACTGTGCTGAGCCATAGCTGcagtcagagcagcagcagcctggaggggGTCAGGGGCAGCAGCCCCTTCACAGCCACCTGGCAGGGAGAAGACGTCAGTAGAGGCAAGGGAGAAGGTGCTGCTTCCTGGGGGTCCCAGGTGAATCAATGGAAAAGGGTCCCTTTGGTAGCCCAGATTCTGCAGTTTCACTGGGCTTGCGGTGGCTGCAGGATTTAACCAAATCATGAGGCACTGGGGAGACTTGATGCGGAGCAGAGAGCCCTGCAGAGGTCTGTGGCACATCTCCAGCCCATGGACCCCACAGCAGCTTTGGACACAGCCTCCTCAGTCTGGCCTTCTCAGAATATTTTTGCAACCTTCTGCCatgctcctcctcctgcagttTCCCAAGTTGCTGCTGAACACCCCCCTGACAATATTGAGCTCCATCctttccatccatccatccctgctGATAGATTACGGAGGGGCTGGGATCTCAGCAGGAGCCCCAGACTCTGCCAAGGAATTTGAGGGGGgatgctgctctggctggggaTCCCAGGAGGGATCCCAGCCCTATTCCAGAAGTGTGAACTGCAAAAGCAACTGATTTCCCAGCAGAGGGTCCCCGACTAAGCACCACTGCCATGGGAGAGGCTGCCGGTGAGCACGGAGCAGAAGCAAGAGTGTATCTTCCAAAGCTGATTAAAAATAGATGCAGCATCCTGCTAATTATGCTGTGTAATTagcatttgttttctgcttagCAGAAATCTGCAGGGAGCAAAGCTGAGCTGGACCCTGTGTATCTCATTTGCCCCAGCTTGGGCACAGGAGGCTCATcccagggagggaagggctgcaggggggTCACAGCCCCCCCgacctgccccagccccacacagtGTGGGTCCCTgcaccagccagggctgggggtaGTGGGGCAGCAGAGCCCGGGGATCCCACACATCCTCTCCCACATTTAGGTCCCTGCCAGCCCATCCACAGCCCAGGCTGTAAGCAACAGATGACAAGATCACAGCGATGCTGGAAATTAGGTCAGCAATAGCCTGCAGCAGATTTTAACATTTATCATCTCGGGGAGGCTCTTATGCAAGtcagagctgccccagggcagccccgCGCCAGCGGCCGCCCCCGGCCCAGCTGGCCGAGAGCAAAGGAGGGGTGCAAAGGCCTGGACCACCCCCAAGCCCCCTCCTGccaaggagggagaggaggggcaCAGGCTCCACCGCGCCGCTGACTCGGTGCTTGTGAAAGCCAGGGACCAGCAGCCTCCCCCTCCCCGACACCCACACGCCTCCCCACCCTCCTGGTCTCTCACCCCACACGCCGTTAGGGTGGGCAAACCCCCAAGTGCCGATTTATTCTCTCCCAAAAGGAGAGCAGGACCCCAactccccagcagagccctgtaCGCAGCCCCAGCTCACACCAGCCTTTTCTCTCCAGCCCCCCACCCGGTGCCACCCCATGCTCAGAGACCGGGTTGGTTTCCTGCCCTGCTGTTACACCTGGGATGGTTTGTGCTTCACGACCGGCAGCgccttctgctccttcccaggtCACCCGGAGATTGGGCCGTTCATActcaggagctgggagcaggagccccCGCCCGGCGCTGCCGCCCCCTGCCCGGCGCCCATCCCCGCGCTGCTGACGGGCTGCCCGATgcccagggagggcagagcGCGGCCAGGGCTGCCCGGCCCGTCTCGGGGCTCTCCCCCGCGGCAGGAACACTCTCTGGAGCCGGATGTGCCCGCAGCCCCTCCACGCCGGGCTCAGCCCCGACCCTTCCTCAGCCCCACCCACCTCGCCCCCCCGACACCCAAGGGCCCTTCCCGAGGGCTCCTACTATTTAGGGAGCGGCTTTTGCACCCTCGGCTGCTTGCCTTGCTCCGGACTCT of Apus apus isolate bApuApu2 chromosome 17, bApuApu2.pri.cur, whole genome shotgun sequence contains these proteins:
- the NPTX1 gene encoding neuronal pentraxin-1 encodes the protein MAAGLPGSLPLLLSLLCLRGRGQSFGQTRFICTSVPLDGDMCAATAPGTGSAEELKSTVLQLRETVLQQKETIMNQKETIRELTAKLGRCESQSVLEGLPGESKGGGAGRKGGFSKNTMGDLSRTPAAETLSQLGQTLQSLKTRLENLEQFSRMNSSSQTNNLKDILQNKIDDLEKQVLSRVNSLEEGKYNPKNESEERGKIESTLTSLHQRISDLEKGQKDNRPPDRFQLTFPLRTNYMYAKVKKSLPEMYAFSICMWLKSNASPGMGTPFSYAVPGQANELVLIEWGNNPMEILINDKVAKLPFVINDGKWHHICVTWTTRDGVWEAYQDGTQTGNGENLAPYHPIKPQGVLVLGQEQDTLGGGFDATQAFVGELAHFNVWDRKLSPGEVYGLATCSTKALAGNVIAWAEANIDIYGGASKWTFEACRQLN